A stretch of DNA from Mesotoga infera:
ATCGTTAATATTCATCTGACAACCGAATGTTCGAAAGGCTACTTTCAAGACATCACTCCTATTCCGATATCATTGCTCAGCTAAATTGTACCGCATTAGCCAGGAGCGATATACCACGTTATGTTACCATTCTATTGGGATGAATTTTCCTGACCTTATTACAATTTCAGGCTAATGATAGCAAGGAAGGACCTGAGCAATAAAACGGAGGTGCATCGTGTTTTCGGAAGCGTTTAGAATTGCAAGTCAGTTCACAAGACCGGTTGTGGTCTTGACGAGAAGTGGTGTTGGGAAGGTAAACGCAACTTGTGGAACATTTATGATACTCAACAGAGAAGGCTGGATAATCACCGTCGCACACCTTTGGCAATCGTACTTCATGTATAGACAACAGCAGGCAGAGCAGGATATTGAGCCAGAAAAGAAGATAGAGAATCATTCGTTCTGGTGGGGTGGAGATGGAAAGGTTCTAAAGGATATCAAACCCTTTCCTGAATTTGATCTGATCGTTGGAAGGCTTGACCCATTTGATCTAGAAGAGGTTTTCGAATATCCCGTTTTTGTGACAGTAGATGAACTGAAGATAGGGACCAGTCTTTGCAGGGTTGGTTATCCTTTCTCCAGAATACGCGCTTCTTTTGACGAGAAGAACTCTAGGTTCATTATGGATGGAAATAGTCTTCCGCACCTCTATCCTATAGAAGGGATCTATACGAGAACTGTTTCTGCTTCGGCTTTCAAGGGGGCAAAGAAGACCACAAAGTTTATCGAGACTTCATCACCAGGTCTGTTGGGACAGAGTGGAGGACCTATACTCGATACGAAAGGAAGAGTTTGGGGAATTCAAAGCCGGACCGTACACCTGCCGCTGGGCTTCAGCCCGAAACTGAAAAGAGGCGGAAAGGAAATTGAAGAAAACCAGTTTCTCAACGCCGGTTGGGGAGTTCACGTAGAAAAGATCAGGGAGGTCCTGCACCAAATCAATAACCCCAAGTAAAGCGTTGCCAGTCGGAGCCATCTCTTTTGTTGAATAAGATGACAACATGGTAAAATATCTTAATAGCAGGTATTTTAAAATTACATATTTCCTTCAAGGAGTAGATTTCTGTGAAAAAGACTTCATCAGTATTGCTGGCTATTTTGCTTGTTCTTGTGGTTTTCTCGACCCAAGGTTGCTTTCTTTTTCGAAACGTAACTCTGTCAATAGAGAATTCAGAGCTGTCAATTGAAATCGGTGAGTCGGAGCAGATACAAGTAAAAGTTAAACCCGAGGATGCTACCTTGAAATTTTCTTCCAACAACGAATCGGTA
This window harbors:
- a CDS encoding serine protease, with product MFSEAFRIASQFTRPVVVLTRSGVGKVNATCGTFMILNREGWIITVAHLWQSYFMYRQQQAEQDIEPEKKIENHSFWWGGDGKVLKDIKPFPEFDLIVGRLDPFDLEEVFEYPVFVTVDELKIGTSLCRVGYPFSRIRASFDEKNSRFIMDGNSLPHLYPIEGIYTRTVSASAFKGAKKTTKFIETSSPGLLGQSGGPILDTKGRVWGIQSRTVHLPLGFSPKLKRGGKEIEENQFLNAGWGVHVEKIREVLHQINNPK